The stretch of DNA GCATTTCAACTCTGGCACGACCATCCCGGCTTCGCGTATTTACGCCAACGCGGGCATTCCGCAACTGGCGATGGCGACTGCGCCCGAATATACGCAACAGGGCTTTAAAACGACGTTCCGCATGATGACGTCAGATACGCAGCAAGGCTCGGTTGCCGGCACCTTCGCGGTGAAAAACCTCGGTATGAAGCGGATAGCGATTGTCGATGACCGCACGGCATACGGCCAGGGTCTGGCCGACCAGTTCGAGAAAGCGGCGAAGGCCGCGGGCGGCACGATCGTTGATCGAGAGTTCACGAACGATAAAGCGGTCGATTTCAAGGCAATTTTGACCAAGCTCAAGGCCACCAACCCCGACCTGATTTATTACGGCGGTGCTGATTCACAAGCGGCGCCGATGGTACGTCAGATGAAGACACTGGGCGTGAAGGCGCCGTTGATGGGCGGTGAAATGGTCAAGACGCCGACCTTCCTGAAGATCGCCGGTGATGCGGCAAATGGCACGGTGGCCTCGTTGGCGGGCTTGCCGCTCGACGAGATGCCTGGCGGCAAGGCTTACGTGGCGAAGTACAAGAAGCGTTTCAACGAAGATGTACAGACGTACTCGCCCTATTCGTATGACGGTGCCATGGCGCTGTTCGACGCGATGAAGAAAGCGAATTCGACTGATCCGGCGAAGTACCTGCCTTTCCTTGCGAAGACGGATATGCCTTCGGTGACCTCGACGCATCTGTCGTATGACGCCAAGGGCGATTTGAAGCACGGCGGCATTACGTTATACAAGGTTGTGGATGGCAAGTGGACGACATTGCAAAGCGTAGGCGGCAAGTAAATCGCGGGTGTAGCGGCCTGCTAAGGCCATAGCGTTTTGTTTCTGCTGTGCAGTTAATGTCTGATTCTGACTGAAAACCCTGTGAGTGGCCTCGTGCTACTCACAGGGTTTTTGTGTTTACGGCCTTGTGGCTAACGTATCGAGATTTCCGCTGTTCGCCTCGCTGCTTTTCCCGGATGGAACGATTTTTGGCTCGATGTTACCTAGAGCATTAAGCGCATATTTTAATTCAGTCAGATTGAATAAATTATAGAGCGGTATGCTGCGTATCCGGTATTCAGATTGATGGGCTTTAAGTTTAATAATCCGGTTATTTTAAAATAATGATGAGAGGGCGTGGTTTATGAATGCGGTTAATGGTACTGGTAGTCGTTATATGAGTATGGAAATTCAGTCTGACAGTAATAGCCCGGTATCAGCGAACAAAAATAAAAACGTCAGATAGTGCTCTTCTTCCGGGTGTACCAGGGCAGCACACTGGGTCGGAAGGATTCACGGGAAGAGCGACCATTGCTTTCGATTAATGAATAAGATTCAGGTTTTATCTAATAAATAATAGCGGTAAAAACAGGAGGAAGCATGGTGTTTGTCCAGGAGACAGGTGCATGCTGGAAAAATTATGCTGGCATGAGTTTTTGATTTTTTGTTTTTGTCGAGGGATTGTATAGTGCCCAATAATGGTTGTGGTTTAAGCGGTAATTTTACCTGGCAGGCGTGGAAGAATTGCTGGAATGGGTCAGAGGTTAATGATAAACAGGGTATTTCTGGAAATATAAAGAGCAGCAATCCGGATGCGCCTAGGGCTAAAAATTACAAGCAGATATTTGCAGTTGGCCTGGGTGTATTTTGTTTTGGCATAGCGGGTTATTTAGTATTTAGTCCAGCTAGTCTGGCATGTAGAGCGGGTAGCAGAGAGAATTCAGATAGTTCAGGTAGTTCAGGTAGTTCAGGTAGTGCGAGTGACGCATGTTTGACTGATTCAGTTAGCTATACCCCGTTGTCAGAGATTTCCGCGGTGGTTTTTTTTGCTGGATTTATGATGATGAGTTACGCGGGTCATCATCTTTATGTCGATCCAGATAAAAATGAGGGTGAAAAACTAAAGGAATTAAAGGAGATAAAAGAAGTAAAAGAAGCAAAAGAGATAAAAGATGTGGAGAGTGGCGAAACACAAAGGCTCATGGAAGCTGGATGGCGAAAATATGGGTAAATATAATTTCATGGGGTCTTGATATAGGATTTAGTCGCGTCGTGTGGTCTTTTATCTGATTCGAGGCCCACGACGGTTGTGGTGGTTTTTGGACTGGCACATGAAAAGATGCCGGAGAATAAATTTCTGAGAGAAACAGCATGGGCAAATTAAATATTTCTGGGGCCGGTGGCAATCATTCAATGCAATCTGTCCCGGATCGGCCTGCGAACGGCCAGGCATCGAGGGTTTCACAGGCTCCCGCAGGTGATCTTAAAGCCGCGAAATGGATGTTAAGAGGGGGGCTGAGCATCGCTGTGCTGGGTAGCGTCATGCTTTTGGCATCGTTGGAGAGGCGGACTTCAAATCGTTATGACACAAATAGCATCGCATCTCAGGTGACGGATAAGCTGGGATTTGATGGAGCATGCTGGATTATATCGGGGGGCTGTCTGGCTTTATATGGCTTGATGCGAAAACATAATATTAATCAGCCTGATTTGCCGCAGCCTGAAGAGCAGACATTAAATCAGTCACAGAATGATAGGCAATTGGTTATTCAGGTGAATGATGTTGCAACCGGGAGTGATGGCAATGACATTGCTGTGCCCAGAAGGCGGAATTTAAAGGAGTCTATAGGCGAAGGTTTTATCTCGATGAGTTCGTCAGGCGAAGACGGTTGAGATAATCGCCGGGTATGGGGCGATGTTTAATTGATGGAGGTGATTTGTGCTTGAAATTAATGCAGTTAATACCCAGCGCCAGTGGAACACCGTGCAACAGAATATTTTGCAAATTGGACAAATAGTTGTTGCCGGAGTGAGAAGAGCTGTGAGTCTGGTTACACCTGATACGGTAAACCGTATCAGGGCAGCAGGTATCTCGGGTGCGATCTTGTTTACCGCCAGTGTCGGAATCATAACGGTGCTGAATCAAAAAGACGGGGATTTGACAGGCCGGGCTGCCAATGTGCTTACTGTTATTTCAATGTTCGGGGGAGTAGCAGGCATTGGCTTAATCGCAACTGCGATTTGCGCTTACCAGTATGGCAGTCATGAACGGCAGCGTTTGCTTGCATTGGCCGCATAGGATTATTTAATTTTGTTTAAACATGCCCGGCATGATCCCTTTATCGTGAATCATGCCGGGTGGACTATTCATGTGATTTCTCCCGGCTTAACGTTTTTCCGCGTTACGCATTGTGCGGCCCTGTTCCCGTATCTGTTCAAGCGTTGCTCCCGGTGTGCTGGCTTCCTGGGGCAGACGAATTTCAATCAATGCCGCGCGTTGGGCCGCCACGGCCCGCTCAAAGGCTGGAAGAAAATCAGCCGTGCGCTCGACAACTTCGCCGTGAGCGCCGAATGCGCGTGCAAATGCCGCAAAGTCCGGGTTGGTTAGCCCGGTGCCATGCACGCGTCCTGGATAGTGCCGTTCCTGATGCATCCGGATCGTTCCAAAGTGGCTGTTATTGACGACGATAAACACCACTTGCAGCTTGTATTGCATGGCGGTAGCCAGCTCCTGGCTGGCCATCATGAAGCAGCCGTCCCCCGCTAGTGCCACGACCATCCGTTGCGGATACTGCGCTTTGGCAGCGAGCGCGGCTGGTACGCCGTAACCCATGGCCCCGCTGGTGGGCGCCAGTTGTGAGCGGAAATGACGATAAGAAAAATGCCGGTGCAGCCAGCTCGCGTAATTGCCCGCGCCGTTGGTCACGATGGCATCGGCTGGCAGTTGCGCCCGTAATTGCTGGATGATCTCGCCGAGCTGCACCTCGCCCGGAATGGGCCGTGGTGTGCGCCACTCAAGATAGGCCTCGTGTGCCGCTGCGGCGCTGCCGGCCCAAAGTGGCGGTGCGGCAGGCCGCATGGCGGCAAGTTGCTCTGCCATCTCAGGCATGCCCGACACGATCGGCAGATCGGCCGCGTAGACTCGCCCCAGTTCCTCCGCGCC from Paraburkholderia hayleyella encodes:
- a CDS encoding branched-chain amino acid ABC transporter substrate-binding protein; translation: MQHAMKKLAGATLAATLSLAGAAYAQQVEDVKIGVAGPLTGAQAHYGKDFQNGITLAVEDMNATKPVIGGKTVRFVLNSADDQADPRTGTTVAQKLVDDGIKGMLGHFNSGTTIPASRIYANAGIPQLAMATAPEYTQQGFKTTFRMMTSDTQQGSVAGTFAVKNLGMKRIAIVDDRTAYGQGLADQFEKAAKAAGGTIVDREFTNDKAVDFKAILTKLKATNPDLIYYGGADSQAAPMVRQMKTLGVKAPLMGGEMVKTPTFLKIAGDAANGTVASLAGLPLDEMPGGKAYVAKYKKRFNEDVQTYSPYSYDGAMALFDAMKKANSTDPAKYLPFLAKTDMPSVTSTHLSYDAKGDLKHGGITLYKVVDGKWTTLQSVGGK